DNA from Mycobacterium bourgelatii:
GGCGCTGGTCGGCAAGCCCAATGTGGGCAAGAGTTCGTTGCTGAACAAGCTGGCCGGTGATCAGCGGTCGGTGGTACACGACGTCGCGGGGACGACCGTCGACCCGGTGGACTCGCTCATCGAACTTGGCGGCAAGATCTGGCGGTTCGTCGACACCGCGGGCCTGCGCCGCAAGGTCGGACAGGCCAGCGGCCACGAGTACTACGCGTCGGTGCGCACCCACGGGGCCATCGACTCCGCCGAAGTGGTGATCGTGCTGATTGATGCGTCGCAGCCGCTGACCGAGCAGGATCTGCGGGTGCTCAGCATGGTCATCGAATCTGGTCGGGCGCTGGTGCTGGCCTACAACAAATGGGACCTGGTCGACGAGGACCGCCGCGACCTGCTCGACCGCGAGATCGACCGCGAACTGGTGCAGGTGCGGTGGGCGCAGCGGGTCAACATCTCGGCCAAGACGGGGCGAGCCGTGCAGAAGCTCGTGCCGGCGATGGAAAGCGCGTTGGAATCGTGGGATACCCGGATAGCGACCGGGCCGCTGAACACCTGGATCAAAGAGGTGGTGGCGGCGACGCCACCGCCGGTGCGTGGCGGAAAACAGCCTCGGATTCTGTTCGCCACCCAGGCCACCGCCCGGCCGCCGACGTTCGTGCTGTTCACGACGGGGTTCCTGGAGGCCGGATACCGCCGGTTCCTGGAACGTCGGCTGCGCGAGACGTTCGGCTTCGAGGGTAGCCCGATCCGGATCAATGTCCGGGTGCGTGAGAAGCGGGGTCCTAAGCGCCGCTGAGTAGGGACGCCGTGGGCGGGCGCGGATGATGTGAAAGTCGTCTCGCAGGTCGCGTGCTGGGGTGGTGGTCGGTCTACGGTAGGCTTTCGTCCTGCCGCCGGTGGTTCGGTGGCATCGGGCTGTGGCGCAGTTTGGTAGCGCACTTGACTGGGGGTCAAGTGGTCGCAGGTTCAAATCCTGTCAGCCCGACAAAGAGAAATAGCAGGTCAGAGGCGGTTTCGGAGGAATCCGGAACCGCCTCTCTCCTTAAGAAATCCGGCTCGCATGCCAATTCACATGCCAGTTGGAGCGCCTAAACTGGCTATATGGCCAAGCGGCGATCCAACGGCGAAGGCACCCTGTACCACCAGCCAAACGGGACTTGGTCGGCTCGGTTGAGCTATTTGGACCCCGAGACCGGCCAGCGCAAGCGTGTCGCCTTCTACGCGCCGACGCAGCGCGAAGTCAAAGCCAAGATGAAAGCCGCACGCGACCGGATAGATGCTGGCGCGCCACCCAAGGACGCGACAGTGACGGTCGGCGCCTGGCTGGCACACTGGCGGCAAACCACGCTGGCGGCGTCCAGCCGTAAAGAAGCCACCCGAGAGCTCTACGCGAACCTCTCGCGAGTCCATCTTGAGCCGCCGCCATTCGGCGCCACCCCACTGGACCGGCTGAAACCGTCCGATATCGAGCGGATAGTGCTCGATCTGCGCGGTAGGAGCAAGACGCGCGGCGAAGGTGATGACGCCGAGCAGGTCCGTGCCCTGTCCGACAGCACGATCCGGACGACTTACACCGTTCTACGGAGCGCACTGGATGCGGCCGTGCGGGACGGCCTGCTGGGGCGCAATCCTGCGGCGCAGGTCAAGCGTCCCGCGGTCCAACGGGCCGAGGCGAAGCACCTGGCACCTGATGACGTCGCGGCGCTCCTGAGGGCCGCGACCGACTCGCGCTACCACCCGGCGCTCGCGCTGATCGCGGCGACCGGTCTGCGGCGCGGTGAGGCGCTGGCGCTGCGGTGGGCCGACATTGACCTTGATGCCGGGCTGCTGCGGGTTACGCAGACGCTCGGCCGCGTCGGCAAACGCTTAGTGGTCAGCGAACCCAAGACGCAACGAGCGCGTCGGACCGTGCCGCTGTCGCCGCCCGTCGTCGCGGTGCTGAAAAAGCATCGAACCGCCCAGATCGAAGAGCGCATCCGCGCGGCGAATAAGTGGGAAGAAACCGGTCTGGTCTTTACCACCGCGCTTGGCACGCCGGTCGACCCACGCAACCTCACGCGCGTGGTCGAAGTGGCGGCGCAGCGGGCGGGCCTCGAAGGCGTCGGCGTTCACACTCTGCGTCACAGCGCAGCGACAGCCTGGTTGGAACGGGTCCATATAAAAGCGGTGTCGGACTTGCTCGGCCACGCATCGGTGGCGATCACGGGCGACGTATATGGGCATACAAGTGACGACACTGCGCGCGCTGCTGTTGAGGGGCTGACCAACGCTCTCGGGTTGTGATATCGGTCACAGTCGCTGGCTTTTTGCAGGAATCCTGACCGGTATACGAAGGATTTAACCGCGCGGCCCATTACCGCACGCCAGGCGTTTCAGCGTGGGATTCTCCAGTAATTTAGCCCATCGAATGATGTAGAGCGTTCTACAAACCCGTTGGAACACAAACGATTTCACCGTCCGAGTTTGGCGATGCGCCGTGCTAACAATGTTCTAGACACATCCACAAACACCCGAAAGTCTGGAGCAACGCCATGTCCAACGACTACCAAGGGTCACCGCCACGCCTGCTGCTTTCCATACAAGAGGCCCAGGCGGCGCTCGGCGGCATCAGCCGATCGAAAATCTGGTCGCTGGCCAACTCCGGTGAGATCACGCGAATATCGATCGGCACAAGACGGTTTATAACGCTCAACTCGATCGAGCAGTTCATCGCCCGCCAAACCGCCGCCGCACATGGGACTGCCGCATGACCGCCGCCCCAAAGCGCTTGCCGCGCAAATCTGGCCGCGCGCGCCGCGCCGAGGACGCGATCATCGCCGCCGCCATCCAAATTGGCTGCCGCGTCGCCGTTCCGTGCGACCGGTGCGGGCAATGGCTCACTGAGCCGAGGTCCGTTGCGGCGCGGCGCGGACCGCAGTGTAGACGCCGCGTATAAAGACGAAAATCTCTCTGAGACAAGACCTTTCGGGACCCTGGCTGCACAGACTTCCGAGAGGAGAGACAATTGTATACCCCGAATACGAAAGGCCCGGCCCGCAGGAGACCGGGCCGCTCGCATGCCCCGAATAATGCAATTATATGCGGTCAGCCCACAGCTGCCGACGACACGACCGACGTGTGGGCCGCAGAGCTCGCCGACCAGCGCCGCGGCGGGGGTGCGTGATGCCCGTTGACCCCGACTTTGAGGAATGGCTGACCGGTAAGCCAGCATCGCCACCGCCTCAGCCGCGCACGGCGGCACCAATTTCGATCAATGGTGGCGTTGGTGATCGCTACGCACGCAAGGCGCTCGGGGACGAGTGTCAGACGCTGGCCAGCACACCAGAGGGCTCGCGCAACGATCAGCTCAACAGGTCCGCATTCAACCTCGCCAGCCTCGTCGACGGCGGCCACCTAGACCGCGACGAAACCATACGGTGCCTAGAAGACGCGGCACGCCAATGCGGGCTGACAGAACGCGAAATCGGCGCGACGATCAAGTCGGCGTTCCGCGGCTCCGCCGCCAAAGTCGGCGCCCGCGCAGTGCCCGAACTAGACGTCGAGCCCGCGGCGACGATCAGCCCAACCGTCGAGACGGATTCTGCAACGCCAAAGTTCGCGTCCCGGCTGCTCACCAGGGCGGCACTCAATGAACTGCCCGACCCTGCACCGCTGATTGCCGACACTCTCGACCGCGGAACGGTGGCGCTCCTATACGGCAAATGGGGATCGTTCAAATCTTTCACCGCCCTGGATTGGGCGGCATCGGTGGCAACCGGCCGCGCCTGGCAGGGACGCGACACACAGCAAGCGCGAGCGCTCTACGTGGCCGCCGAGGGCGCCTACGGACTCAAAGGCCGCCTCAACGCGTGGGAAACTGCCTGGCAGACAACGATTGCCGATGGCGAGCTCGACACATTGCCCTGCCCGGTCAACCTGACCAGCGCCGCCGACGTCCGCGACCTCGCCGCGCTGATCCGCCTGAACAGCTACGAACTCGTCGTCTTCGACACCCTTTCGCGCTGCGCGGTCGGCGCAGACGAGAACAGCGCGAAAGACTGCGGGTTTGTACTTGACAATTTGGTACGCCTGCGTGAGTGCACGCCGAACGGGCGCGGCGTCGTCCTCGCCGTCCATCACACAGGTAAGGACGGCAAAACGTTTCGAGGGTCCTCGGTTTTTGAAGCTGGCGCCGACACCGTCTATGCGGTGAGCGCGGACGGCGGCGTCGTCAGCTTGGAGCGTGAGAAACGAAAAGATGGGCCAGAAGCCGACCACTTGGAATTGAGGTTCGAGCCGATCGAAGGCACCGGCTCCGGCGTGCTCGGCGTCCACCGCCCGCCCGGTCCCACCGGGCAGGCGGACCGGCTGCTGACGATTTTCCTTGAAAATTTCGCGGCAACGGGGGCGACAAAATCAGAGCTCCGCGCCGTGGCCGAGTTGCCGTCAGCTTCATTCCATCGAGCCATCAATGTGCTCGTCGAGGGCGGCTATTTGGCCAATACCGGCACGGCGCAGAGAGCGTTTTACGTACGAGGCGAGGCAGCATGACCAGACCAACACCGAAGATAACGAAATGGTTACTTTTGTCCGCTGCACGGCGGACATACAAGTGTTCACTGAACACGCGTGTCCGGCGGTGTCCAGCCGCAGAAATACCGCCTGACCTGCAATTTGTCCGTCATGTCCATCCATGTCCAAAGGCCGGCGGACATGTCCGTCCGCGAGGGGGCTCTATAGGCCCCCGGAAGCGGACAAAAGCGGACAAAAGGTGGTCCGCATGACCAACCGCCAACCGCCAAAACTCACAGCGACGACCCCATGGGCCGCCCAGCCGCCCGCCGCCACCCTCGCCGCGCTCGCCGCCGCAGTGGCGGACATCCCGCCGCTGGACGGCGCGGCCTGCCGCGGACGGCCCGACCTGTTCGACCTCGACCCCGGCGCGGAACCCGAACAGGTCGAGCACGCGCAGGCCATCTGCCGAACCTGCCCGGCGCTTCGGCGCTGCGCGGAATGGCTCGCCGCAACCCCGCCGCCCCGCCGCCCGTGCGGCGTCGTCGCCGGTCGGCTCGTCGAACCGCCGACGCTGCCGCAGCCGCGCAAGACCGTTGCGGCGCAGCCGCGGCCACCGCGGAAGCCACAGCCGACGCTGACCGATCGGGCTGCAGATTGGCTTCGCGCGTACATGGCTCAATGCGGCGGCACGGCCGAGGCCGTCGAGGTCAAGCGAGCGGCCGCCGCAGCCGGGTATGGGGCGGCAACGGTTTACAACGCCGTGAAACGGCTGAGGCTTATCAGCAAACGCAGCGGCCAGCGGACGGTCACGTGGACCGCGCCGCCTGGCGGCGAAGCCGATGCGAGTGCGTCGGCGTGACCCAGAAAGGCTCTGAAATGAACTGCGACCCCGATTTGGCGATTGCGCTTGCCGTTGCATGCCCCTGCCCGTCATGTGGTGCGCCCCCCGGTGCGCGGTGTCCGTACACGAGGCCTTGGGGCTACCACGTCGCCCGGCAGCGCCGCGCGCTGCGCGAACTGCGGCGGTGCGGATTCCTTGGGTCGCGTTGCCCCGCGTGCGGGGCAACAGCGATCTATTTCCGTGGTGCTGACAGGCACTTTCATGGCGACGGCTCCGACTGTCGGCCGTGCTGGGCGCAGATCGCCTCGGGGGGGTGCGACTCGTGACCGGCGGCTACGACTACACCGCGGGCGATGTCGTTAGAAATGCCCGCGCTAGACTCAGAAATCTCGTCGACACCTTGACGGAGGGGGCGGAGGCGTTTCCTGGCACTGAGGGGGCGGCGGTTGCCGCAGCGCTGCGCGATGAACTTGACGCTCTCGCAGTCGATTTGGAAGGCCACTTGGCCGCCATGGGCGGCGATCCGTTGCTTTACGACGATGGGCGCCCGGCCGTGTCGCGGGTAGACCTCACCAATGACGGCCAGCACGGCGTGTGCTTCGTTTGGGATCCGCGGCCCGACCACCCGACGAACCGGCCGCACGTCGTGGCCAGCGTGCCGTTCGACGACGGCACTATCGCTGAAGTCATCGTGGTCGCGCCCGGCGTGCTCGATGTGGTGCGGCGCCGCAACGATTGCGGCGGACACAAATTCGCGCGAATGTGAAATGCGTCAGCTTTTGGCCCCATAATGGGAATGAAGTGGCGCTGGTTGCTTTTCCGCGGAAAAGCCCTGAATCCCAAGGAGCTTACAAGAAATGAGCGGCGGCGCTGTCAAGCTAGCTTCGGGCTATATCGAGTTGACGGTCAAGAAGGCTGGCAACGCGATGAAGGAGATCACTGCCGAGATCACCGGCATTGAGAAGGCCGCTAAGAAGGCCAGCGAGGCTGCCCGCGACGTCATCGTGAGTGAGATCACCGAGGGCGCAAGGGATGCGGGCAAGGCGGTCGAGGACGAGCTTACTGAGGCTGCCCGTAAGGCTGGTGAGGCGGTCGAGGATGAGCTCACGGAAGCTGCCCGTAAGGCTGGTGAAGAGGCTGGTAAGGCGGCTGGTGAGGCGCTCGACGAGGCTGTTACTGAGGGCGCTAAGTCCGCTGGCAAGAAGGTGCAGGAGGAAATTACCTCTGGCGCACAGAAAGCTGGCCGGGATGCGAGCAAGATCAACGTCGAGCCGAAGGTTACGCCGAAGGCTGACACGAAGTCTGCACGCGACAAGATTCTCAAAGATTTAGGTGAGGCTTTCCGCGAGGCCGCTGAGGATGCGGGTTATACCGTCGAGGAGGTTGTTGACGAGGCGGCTAGGAAGCTGGGCGGCGCGATCGGTAGATGGTTGCATGACAGTCCTATTGGTGATTTCGTTGGCAAGATTCAAGACGCTGTTGATCCGGTTGTGGATGCCGTCGATCACTTCTGGGATGTCCTCGATAGGGCGCGCCGGGAGGACCCTCTCGGGCCACTCAAGGACAATCTGCGGGAGATCAGCAAAGAGCTTGAGAAGCATAAGGATTCAGACAATCCGCTTGAGCGCAAGCTGGGCAAGATTGGCGGCCATGTCGGCAACATCATCAAAATCGCTGACGGTCTGCGCGATTTGCTTGCACTGCTGAACGATCCAAAGACCGAGGAAACCCTGAGCAAGATTCCCGGCATAGGTGTGGCAGACAATATCCTCCATAAATGGCCGCAGCAGGCCGGACAGTGGCTGCGTGACAACCTGCCGTTTAAGTTGCCTGACCTGGGCAATGCCCCAGGCTTTCAAAAGTTGTACGGCAACAATCAGGGCGGCAACGACAATAAGCCAGCCGCTCCGCCGCCTATGCCGCAGTCGACGAGGCAGGATTTGCAACGCATGTTGCTGCCGCCAGGGTCGGCTACGGGCGGCATCGCTGGTGTGACTCCGGCAGGCCGCATCTATGGTCCCGGCACCGGCACGAGTGACTCAATCATCGGTGTTGACGCGAGCGGTGTTCCTACCGTGCGGGTTTCAAACGGTGAGGGCATCATCCGTAAGGCGGCGATGGACGCGGGCGCCGACAAGCTCGTTGCCGCGATTAACTCTGGCTGGTTGCCGCGGTTGGATGACGGCGGCGTCATTCCGGCGCCTGACCCGATGATGCTGCGCTGGTTTGACGCGATCCGCTCTGGACGGTTGAACCCTGCCGCTTTGATGCCTGGTGGCGCTAAGGGCAGCGAGGGCGGCTTGCAGTCGAACACGGTTCGAGCTCGGCGGATCATCTCGGCGTTGTTTCCGGAGGTAGGCGAGATCGGCGGCGCCCGCCAGGATTCGAAGCCATGGCATCCGCGCGGCCTCGCGCTCGACATCATGATTCCCGGTTGGAATACGCCGCAGGGCAAGGCGCTTGGCGATCAGATCAACAGCTTTATCAGGTCGAACGCCGGAATCCTTGGCTCTGATTACACGATGTGGCAAGTGCCGGACCACTTCAATCACGTGCACGCGAATTTCGCGCCGTCCGGATTCCCCGGCAAAGATGCGCAATTCGGTCTGCCGCCAGCATTTCAGGCGATGTTGGGGGCGGCCGCTGGGAACCTCGGTGGTAGTGCTGGATCGTCCCAATCAGGCGGCGACGGTAGCGGCGCGCTGCGCACCGAGGGTTTCATCCCGGCCGGTGCCGGTGGTAGCGGCACGGCTGGTACGAGTTTCGCGTCTGGCATGCTGAATATGGGCGCGGAGGTCATCAACGGTCTGATCGACCAGGCTGCCTCGGCGGCGTCGTCGGCGGTCGCCGCGGGCATATCAGCCGGTTCGATGGGCGCGGGCGCCGCAGGCGGCGGCCAGGGCGGCGCGGCTGCTGCGCAGTTCGCGATCGGCCTCGGCACGAACGCGGCTAAGCGCGGCGTCAGCTTCGGCTTCCAAGCGGCTGGTATCGGCATCGACGCGCTCGCCGAAATCATGATGCCGTTCGGTGTTCCGCGGTTCTTCCAGACCGACCCGCTGCAGTTCATGCCGCAGCTACCTGGCGCGCTCACGGCCGTAACGACCGGCGAGAAGGCCGAGCTTGAGGCGCATCAGGGTACGGGCGCGGCGCCTGGCTTGTCTGCGGCTGGCCCGGTGCAGCCCGGTCAGCTTCCCGGTGCGCAGACGATCGGCCCTGGCGCACAGACAGCGGCGCCTGGTGGCGTCCCCTCGGCGCCTGCGCCCGTAGCGCCTGGACCGTCGCGGTTTGCTGGCGCAGGGTCACCGCCCCCTGCCGGTGGGCCCGTGGTGCCTACCCCTCGGCCGGACGACTGGTTGGCTAGCAGCGGGATCATCGGCAGCGGACCGTCGATCCTGCCGAGCCTGTTACCGACGAAGCCGCCTGGGAAGCCACCACTGCCAGTCGGGGTCTACGACCGCGGCGGTTGGTTGCCGCCCGGTGGCATCGCGATCAATCAGACCACTCGGCCTGAGCCGATGCCGGTATTCACGTCAGAGCAGTGGGGCACGCTGCAAGCGCTGTCTAATCGCGACGTCGCGGCGCCCGACCCGAATGCGTTCGGCGGTAGGAACGACTACACCGTCCGCATTGATCAGGTTGTCGTCAAGGACGTCAACGAACTTCAGCGCGAAATTGACACGCGGCAGCGGCTCCAAATGATGCGTCATGCGGGGCGGCCATGAGTCAGCGTGACGACGCGCCGGTGTGGCCGACACACCGGGCGAAATGGCGCGTGAGGCGCAGGCGCAGAGGACACCGCGGGCGAAACGGAGGGCGCACGCGATGATTGACTGGCAACGCCGCATCGCGCGCTATCTGCGCCCTGACGGTTCGGTGGTAGTACCGCCACGCATTGCGAAACTCCTCGACCGCCGAGTGGGCATACTGCCCGAGCAGCGGATCATGTTACGCGCCGCCGACCCTGAAGCCTATTCGGTGTTGATGGCTCTACGCCTGGCCGCCCTCGGCCGCACACAGAACCCCTTCAGTGTGGCCGCCAGCGGCCAAAATCGAGCAGTAAGGGACTCGTATTTGCCATCATCAGAATGGCTGACGACACCAGCAGCCGCAGAGCAGCTCGGCGTAAGCGAGCGCACCATGCGCCGGTGGGTTACCGCGCAACGCATCCCAGCACGCAAGCACGGCGGCCGGTGGCTGATCAACAGCCGCGATTTGGGGATCGCGCAAGCGCTCGCCGCCGCCTAAATCAACAGGGGGAGTCATCCTATGCCAGCACAACAACTTGACGACGCGCGCGAAGCTATGCGGCGCATCAGGGCATCGCTCGA
Protein-coding regions in this window:
- the der gene encoding ribosome biogenesis GTPase Der — encoded protein: MTQDGTWVDESDWELSESEEFEDEAGPAPVVAIVGRPNVGKSTLVNRILGRREAVVQDVPGVTRDRVSYDALWTGRRFVVQDTGGWEPDAKGLQQLVAEQASVAMRTADAVILVVDATVGATTADEAAARILLRSGKPVFLAANKVDSDRSEADAAELWSLGLGEPHAISAMHGRGVADLLDEVLAALPEVGESAAGTGGPRRVALVGKPNVGKSSLLNKLAGDQRSVVHDVAGTTVDPVDSLIELGGKIWRFVDTAGLRRKVGQASGHEYYASVRTHGAIDSAEVVIVLIDASQPLTEQDLRVLSMVIESGRALVLAYNKWDLVDEDRRDLLDREIDRELVQVRWAQRVNISAKTGRAVQKLVPAMESALESWDTRIATGPLNTWIKEVVAATPPPVRGGKQPRILFATQATARPPTFVLFTTGFLEAGYRRFLERRLRETFGFEGSPIRINVRVREKRGPKRR
- a CDS encoding tyrosine-type recombinase/integrase, which gives rise to MAKRRSNGEGTLYHQPNGTWSARLSYLDPETGQRKRVAFYAPTQREVKAKMKAARDRIDAGAPPKDATVTVGAWLAHWRQTTLAASSRKEATRELYANLSRVHLEPPPFGATPLDRLKPSDIERIVLDLRGRSKTRGEGDDAEQVRALSDSTIRTTYTVLRSALDAAVRDGLLGRNPAAQVKRPAVQRAEAKHLAPDDVAALLRAATDSRYHPALALIAATGLRRGEALALRWADIDLDAGLLRVTQTLGRVGKRLVVSEPKTQRARRTVPLSPPVVAVLKKHRTAQIEERIRAANKWEETGLVFTTALGTPVDPRNLTRVVEVAAQRAGLEGVGVHTLRHSAATAWLERVHIKAVSDLLGHASVAITGDVYGHTSDDTARAAVEGLTNALGL
- a CDS encoding helix-turn-helix domain-containing protein, translated to MSNDYQGSPPRLLLSIQEAQAALGGISRSKIWSLANSGEITRISIGTRRFITLNSIEQFIARQTAAAHGTAA
- a CDS encoding DUF6011 domain-containing protein — its product is MTAAPKRLPRKSGRARRAEDAIIAAAIQIGCRVAVPCDRCGQWLTEPRSVAARRGPQCRRRV
- a CDS encoding AAA family ATPase, producing MPVDPDFEEWLTGKPASPPPQPRTAAPISINGGVGDRYARKALGDECQTLASTPEGSRNDQLNRSAFNLASLVDGGHLDRDETIRCLEDAARQCGLTEREIGATIKSAFRGSAAKVGARAVPELDVEPAATISPTVETDSATPKFASRLLTRAALNELPDPAPLIADTLDRGTVALLYGKWGSFKSFTALDWAASVATGRAWQGRDTQQARALYVAAEGAYGLKGRLNAWETAWQTTIADGELDTLPCPVNLTSAADVRDLAALIRLNSYELVVFDTLSRCAVGADENSAKDCGFVLDNLVRLRECTPNGRGVVLAVHHTGKDGKTFRGSSVFEAGADTVYAVSADGGVVSLEREKRKDGPEADHLELRFEPIEGTGSGVLGVHRPPGPTGQADRLLTIFLENFAATGATKSELRAVAELPSASFHRAINVLVEGGYLANTGTAQRAFYVRGEAA
- a CDS encoding WhiB family transcriptional regulator; the encoded protein is MTNRQPPKLTATTPWAAQPPAATLAALAAAVADIPPLDGAACRGRPDLFDLDPGAEPEQVEHAQAICRTCPALRRCAEWLAATPPPRRPCGVVAGRLVEPPTLPQPRKTVAAQPRPPRKPQPTLTDRAADWLRAYMAQCGGTAEAVEVKRAAAAAGYGAATVYNAVKRLRLISKRSGQRTVTWTAPPGGEADASASA
- a CDS encoding helix-turn-helix domain-containing protein, giving the protein MIDWQRRIARYLRPDGSVVVPPRIAKLLDRRVGILPEQRIMLRAADPEAYSVLMALRLAALGRTQNPFSVAASGQNRAVRDSYLPSSEWLTTPAAAEQLGVSERTMRRWVTAQRIPARKHGGRWLINSRDLGIAQALAAA